From Vibrio splendidus, a single genomic window includes:
- a CDS encoding TDT family transporter — MIQRIKYRLTGAPTPMAGLALAIASLGWCWDGVLVAQGILHTPGLVQWISAGMAAVLLLVLAVKFLIHGHLLREDLAHPVVGSVVPTFAMGCMVVSASLAPISPFLQEAMWLASVALHVVFLVSFLYHRAKNFEIHHMVPSWFVPPIGIIVADVSFSGNPILEPVAHATLVFGLLVYAVMLPLMIYRLIFSHEVPDAAKPTIAIMAAPASLSLAGYLTVTANPSPVIIGLLFGIAVLMTFIIYIAFFKLLRLPFSPGYAAFTFPIVIGATALFKLAAWMQTVGVETHYVDQVFNLAYLELIVATFVVGYVAVRYYMNYKPHRVLSAVGSRL; from the coding sequence ATGATTCAACGTATTAAATATAGATTAACAGGAGCTCCAACACCCATGGCAGGGTTAGCACTAGCAATCGCAAGCTTAGGCTGGTGCTGGGATGGTGTTTTAGTCGCGCAAGGTATCTTACACACACCGGGTTTGGTGCAGTGGATCAGTGCTGGCATGGCTGCGGTATTACTTCTTGTTTTAGCTGTGAAATTTTTGATTCACGGCCACTTATTACGTGAAGACCTTGCTCACCCTGTTGTGGGTAGTGTTGTGCCAACCTTCGCGATGGGTTGCATGGTTGTGTCTGCTTCATTGGCTCCAATATCTCCGTTTCTTCAAGAAGCAATGTGGTTGGCTTCGGTAGCGTTACATGTCGTGTTCTTGGTGAGCTTCTTATACCACAGAGCTAAAAACTTTGAGATCCACCACATGGTGCCAAGTTGGTTTGTACCACCAATCGGTATTATCGTGGCAGACGTTTCTTTTTCAGGTAACCCGATCTTAGAACCCGTTGCTCACGCGACTTTAGTCTTTGGCTTATTGGTTTATGCTGTAATGCTACCTCTCATGATCTACCGTTTGATCTTCTCTCATGAAGTGCCTGACGCAGCAAAACCAACGATTGCGATTATGGCGGCACCAGCCAGTTTATCTTTAGCAGGCTACCTAACGGTGACGGCAAATCCTTCGCCAGTGATCATTGGGTTACTCTTTGGCATTGCAGTGTTAATGACGTTTATTATCTACATCGCGTTTTTCAAACTACTTCGTCTGCCTTTCAGCCCTGGCTATGCGGCGTTTACATTCCCAATCGTGATTGGTGCAACGGCGTTATTCAAATTGGCAGCGTGGATGCAAACTGTTGGTGTGGAAACTCACTATGTGGATCAAGTCTTCAACCTAGCGTATCTAGAATTGATTGTGGCAACGTTTGTAGTGGGTTATGTGGCGGTTCGTTATTACATGAATTACAAACCTCATCGTGTACTAAGCGCGGTAGGCAGTAGATTGTAA
- the dapD gene encoding 2,3,4,5-tetrahydropyridine-2,6-dicarboxylate N-succinyltransferase, whose translation MAYFSLAFGTATKNRDNKIIEAFFPNPRLNPSDALVAAVAEVSGYSEGNQAIEISAAQSAELAKAFAANDDAANASFAEKATASEQPLVLVVLATDEKPASVAEGFLKLQLISNRLVQPHGTVLDGIFGLLHNIAWTNEGPIDLPELAERQIEARLAGRALSVDCVDKFPKMVDYVVPTGIRIADTSRVRLGAHVGEGTTVMHEGFINFNAGTTGVSMVEGRISAGVVVGNGSDIGGGASIMGTLSGGGTMVISIGENCLLGANAGLGFPMGDRCTVESGLYVTAGTKVRMLDKEGNEVEIIKARDLAGVSDLLFRRNSITGQIECLANKSAVELNSELHSNN comes from the coding sequence ATGGCTTACTTTTCACTAGCCTTCGGTACGGCAACCAAAAACCGCGACAATAAAATCATTGAAGCGTTCTTCCCTAACCCACGTCTAAACCCAAGCGACGCTCTTGTAGCGGCTGTGGCTGAAGTGTCAGGTTACTCTGAAGGCAACCAAGCTATCGAAATCTCTGCTGCACAAAGCGCAGAACTAGCGAAAGCATTCGCAGCAAACGATGATGCAGCAAACGCATCTTTCGCAGAAAAAGCAACAGCGTCTGAACAGCCACTTGTTCTTGTTGTTCTTGCTACTGACGAGAAGCCAGCATCTGTTGCCGAAGGCTTCCTAAAGTTACAACTTATCTCTAACCGCCTAGTACAACCACACGGTACGGTATTAGACGGTATCTTCGGTCTACTGCACAACATCGCATGGACAAACGAAGGTCCTATCGACCTTCCTGAACTAGCTGAGCGTCAAATCGAAGCTCGCCTTGCGGGTCGCGCTCTATCTGTAGATTGCGTAGACAAATTCCCTAAAATGGTAGATTACGTGGTACCAACCGGTATTCGTATTGCTGATACTTCTCGTGTTCGTCTTGGCGCACACGTAGGTGAAGGCACAACAGTAATGCACGAAGGTTTCATCAACTTCAATGCAGGTACTACTGGCGTAAGCATGGTTGAAGGTCGAATCTCTGCGGGTGTTGTGGTGGGTAACGGTTCTGATATCGGCGGCGGCGCTTCTATCATGGGCACTCTGTCTGGTGGCGGTACGATGGTTATCTCTATCGGCGAAAACTGTCTACTAGGTGCAAACGCAGGTCTTGGCTTCCCAATGGGCGACCGTTGTACAGTTGAGTCGGGTCTTTACGTGACTGCGGGAACTAAAGTTCGCATGCTAGATAAAGAAGGCAACGAAGTAGAAATCATTAAAGCTCGTGACCTTGCTGGCGTTTCTGATCTGCTGTTCCGTCGCAACTCGATCACTGGTCAAATTGAATGTCTAGCGAACAAGTCTGCGGTTGAGCTAAACAGCGAGCTACACAGCAACAACTAA
- a CDS encoding iron-sulfur cluster assembly scaffold protein, producing MHYSSEIQSMCPIQRGDLHTSAPIPVEGAMVSPKDVIAISGLSHGVGTCAPQQGAAKLTLNVKNGIIEEALIETIGCSGMTQSAAMAAEILTGRTILEALNTDLVCDAINVAMREIFLQFVYGRTQSAFSEGGLEIGAALEDLGQTQRSQVGTSYSTAAKGVRYLELAEGYVTKLALDDHSEVIGYEYINLGKMMKAINQGVPANEAADLATGTYGRFDEAVTTINPRQQ from the coding sequence ATGCACTACTCTTCAGAAATTCAATCAATGTGCCCTATTCAAAGGGGTGATCTTCACACTTCAGCTCCAATTCCAGTTGAAGGCGCTATGGTTAGCCCAAAAGATGTCATCGCTATTTCTGGCTTAAGCCATGGCGTAGGCACTTGTGCACCACAACAAGGTGCAGCCAAACTGACGCTAAACGTAAAAAACGGCATCATCGAAGAAGCGCTAATCGAAACGATTGGTTGTTCAGGCATGACTCAATCAGCCGCGATGGCAGCCGAAATCCTCACTGGAAGAACCATTCTTGAAGCCCTGAATACTGACTTAGTGTGTGACGCTATTAACGTAGCCATGCGCGAAATCTTTCTGCAATTCGTTTACGGTCGAACTCAGTCTGCATTCTCTGAAGGCGGCCTAGAAATTGGCGCTGCATTAGAAGACCTAGGTCAAACACAACGCAGCCAAGTGGGTACTAGCTACTCAACCGCAGCAAAAGGTGTTCGTTACCTTGAATTAGCCGAAGGTTACGTGACCAAGCTTGCACTTGATGACCACAGCGAGGTGATTGGCTACGAGTATATCAACCTCGGAAAAATGATGAAGGCGATCAATCAAGGTGTACCAGCCAATGAAGCTGCTGACCTTGCGACGGGGACTTACGGTCGCTTCGATGAAGCCGTAACCACCATTAACCCACGCCAACAATAA
- a CDS encoding DUF3332 domain-containing protein: MKTTITKAVAVAAIVMSLAGCVGSNAVTGKLMKFNVEVVDNRYARAGVNFLLAPVYALTFAADYIVFNSIEFWAGKNPLTGAPHIFDSKVDTMIDVNDSLDDSLKEAPLGFNNRHIEQGEMQQIDENTIRMDITYNDGQKAVLMGVRDGDKVSYYMDGALVSETSIQALEQLAAEKA; the protein is encoded by the coding sequence ATGAAAACAACAATCACAAAAGCAGTTGCAGTGGCAGCGATTGTCATGTCATTAGCTGGGTGTGTCGGTAGTAATGCCGTTACTGGGAAATTAATGAAATTCAACGTAGAGGTTGTGGACAACCGTTACGCTCGTGCTGGGGTCAACTTCTTGCTTGCTCCAGTATACGCTTTAACATTCGCAGCCGATTACATCGTATTTAACTCGATCGAATTCTGGGCAGGTAAAAACCCACTCACTGGCGCGCCTCACATCTTTGATAGCAAAGTCGATACCATGATTGATGTGAACGACAGCCTAGATGATTCATTGAAAGAAGCCCCACTTGGCTTCAACAATCGCCATATCGAACAAGGCGAAATGCAACAAATCGATGAAAACACCATACGCATGGATATTACCTACAATGATGGCCAAAAAGCTGTACTGATGGGGGTTCGTGATGGCGACAAAGTTAGTTACTACATGGATGGAGCGCTCGTTTCAGAAACTTCAATTCAAGCCCTTGAGCAGTTAGCAGCAGAAAAAGCATAG
- a CDS encoding LysR family transcriptional regulator translates to MANISIKQLKVFVTITQHSTLTAASEALFLSKAAVSMALGEMEKQLGHSLFDRVNNRLILNQEGQKLLPLADEILHRAAGIDVLFRDDQPLSGNLKVGASDTIGNQVAPFILSGFRERTQHQDQSLFISNSALICQKLVDYELDIALIEGKTLHPELISSQFSSDEMCIIVSNQHPLLSQDKVALQDLEGSHWILRESGSGTREFFLRAVAPRIEHWYESFELNTTEAIINSVSAGLGLACLSRLAAQRAIDSGRVKALDVPLDMKRRFWMLVHKDKYQSPLLKSFMGYCEDWATHQD, encoded by the coding sequence ATGGCTAATATTTCAATCAAACAACTCAAAGTGTTTGTCACCATTACCCAGCATTCGACGCTTACCGCCGCATCGGAAGCACTGTTTTTATCCAAGGCAGCTGTCAGCATGGCGCTGGGCGAAATGGAGAAACAGCTGGGTCACTCTCTATTTGACCGGGTCAACAACCGATTAATTCTCAATCAAGAAGGACAAAAGCTGCTTCCTTTGGCTGACGAGATTCTTCACAGAGCCGCAGGCATCGATGTTTTGTTCCGAGATGACCAACCATTAAGTGGCAATTTAAAGGTTGGCGCGAGTGACACGATTGGTAATCAGGTGGCACCTTTTATTTTGTCAGGCTTTAGAGAGCGTACTCAGCATCAAGATCAGAGCTTGTTCATTTCAAACAGTGCGCTGATATGCCAAAAGTTGGTGGATTATGAACTGGATATCGCGTTAATTGAAGGAAAAACACTCCATCCGGAGTTGATCTCTAGCCAGTTCAGTAGCGATGAAATGTGTATTATCGTTAGTAATCAACACCCTCTCCTTTCTCAAGACAAAGTTGCATTGCAAGATTTAGAAGGCAGCCATTGGATACTGAGAGAGTCAGGTTCAGGAACTCGCGAGTTTTTCCTGCGTGCTGTCGCGCCTCGTATTGAGCATTGGTATGAGTCCTTTGAACTCAACACCACCGAGGCCATCATCAATTCAGTTTCTGCAGGGCTTGGGCTCGCTTGTTTATCGAGGTTAGCCGCACAACGAGCGATTGATTCCGGCCGAGTAAAAGCACTCGATGTCCCGCTCGACATGAAACGCCGATTCTGGATGCTGGTGCACAAAGACAAATATCAAAGCCCGCTGCTGAAATCTTTCATGGGTTATTGTGAAGACTGGGCTACACATCAAGATTGA
- a CDS encoding YebG family protein, with the protein MAVIVKYVVERNGEEKMTFTSKAEADAYDKMLDMADELFELLSKSDLVEDEGKQEELAMYLAKNKEEVLYALGAKRKPAPKKEKKLEAVEDAEEDAA; encoded by the coding sequence ATGGCTGTTATCGTCAAGTACGTGGTCGAACGCAACGGAGAAGAGAAAATGACTTTTACCTCTAAAGCCGAAGCTGACGCATACGACAAAATGCTGGATATGGCTGATGAGCTTTTTGAACTGTTAAGCAAAAGCGATTTAGTTGAAGATGAAGGCAAGCAAGAAGAACTTGCAATGTACCTAGCGAAGAATAAAGAAGAAGTTCTTTACGCACTAGGTGCTAAGCGCAAACCAGCTCCGAAAAAAGAAAAGAAACTTGAAGCTGTTGAAGACGCAGAAGAAGATGCAGCATAA
- a CDS encoding MarC family protein yields MKELIIHTITVFMGFFAIMNPIANTPIFLGLTADSNREMVKSIAFRSVLIAFIIVSTFAISGKLIFDLFGITLYALRITGGILVFLIGFHMLQGDSTHAKAKEKVNSDAQQDAALSIAVSPLAMPILAGPGTIATAMNFASTEGIYETIITIVAFGLLCTLTYILFVFGERFVKAVGPSALNVITRMMGLILAVIGMQMLIEGIEQAYKALFI; encoded by the coding sequence ATGAAAGAGTTGATCATTCATACCATCACCGTGTTCATGGGCTTTTTTGCCATAATGAATCCCATCGCCAATACGCCGATCTTTTTAGGTTTAACGGCTGATAGCAATAGAGAGATGGTGAAGTCGATCGCTTTTCGCTCAGTGCTCATCGCCTTTATCATCGTGAGTACCTTTGCTATTTCCGGCAAGCTCATCTTTGATCTGTTTGGCATCACACTTTACGCACTGCGCATAACCGGCGGTATTCTTGTATTTCTTATTGGTTTTCACATGCTGCAAGGTGACTCGACACACGCCAAAGCAAAAGAGAAGGTCAATTCAGACGCGCAGCAAGATGCAGCATTGAGTATCGCGGTATCACCTTTAGCCATGCCAATACTGGCTGGTCCAGGCACTATTGCCACTGCGATGAATTTTGCCAGCACAGAGGGAATCTACGAAACCATTATTACCATTGTGGCATTTGGCCTCCTCTGCACCCTAACCTACATACTGTTTGTATTCGGCGAACGCTTCGTTAAAGCTGTCGGACCAAGTGCATTGAACGTGATAACCCGAATGATGGGTTTGATACTTGCCGTCATCGGTATGCAGATGCTGATAGAAGGGATTGAACAGGCTTATAAAGCGCTATTTATCTAG
- the purL gene encoding phosphoribosylformylglycinamidine synthase, which translates to MRILRGSPALSEFRVNKLLELCRELSLPVTGIYAEFAHFADLTTDLDESEVEKLEKLLTYGPTIEEHEPEGLLLLATPRPGTISPWSSKSTDIAHNCGLAKVSRLERGTAFYIETSSELSELQLVELKAILHDRMMEVVFTDFESAAALFTVAEPAPYAEVDLLTGGRKALEKANVTLGLALAEDEIDYLLESFTEKLGRNPTDIELMMFAQANSEHCRHKIFNADWTIDGVKQEKSLFKMIKNTFETTPEHVLSAYKDNAAVMTGSEVGRFFPDPETRQYNYHQEKTHILMKVETHNHPTAISPWPGASTGSGGEIRDEGATGIGGKPKAGLVAFSVSNLKIPNFVQPWETDFGKPSRIVTALDIMLEGPLGGAAFNNEFGRPNLLGYFRTYEEKVNSHAGEEVRGYHKPIMLAGGLGNIRDDHVQKKEIPVGASLIVLGGPAMNIGLGGGAASSMDSGSSSEDLDFASVQRENPEMERRCQEVIDRCWQLGDANPIAFIHDVGAGGISNALPELVDDGERGGIFNLRDVPNDEPGMSPLEIWCNESQERYVMAVADKDMATFDAICKRERAPYAVVGKATEERDLKLEDSHFDNTPIDMPMDILLGKTPKMHRDAKTLKANNPAIDRSGIEMNEAVDRVLRLPTVAEKTFLITIGDRSVTGLVARDQMVGPWQVPVANCAVTAASYDSYHGEAMSLGERTPVALLDFGASARLAVGEAITNIAATNIGDIKHIKLSANWMSPAGHPGEDAGLYEAVKAVGEELCPALGLTIPVGKDSMSMKTKWEENGEQKEVTSPLSLVITAFARVEDVRKTITPQLRTDKGNSSLVLIDLGNGQNRMGATALAQVYKQLGDKPADVDNAAQLKGFYEGVQALVANDQVVAYHDKGDGGLFVTLAEMAFAGHCGVNADIAALLSASENSEDTLAVLFNEELGAVIQVRNDDLDAVLSTLAANGLEACSHVIGSVVGEGAASDELVIKSGADVVIQRNRTELRTIWAETTHKMQGLRDNPICADQEHEAKKDNSDPGLNVSLSFDVNEDIAAPYINLGAKPKMAILREQGVNSHVEMAAAFDRAGFEATDIHMSDILTGQAVLEEYNGLVACGGFSYGDVLGAGEGWAKSVLFNDSTRDQFENFFKREDTFSLGVCNGCQMLSNLRELIPGAEYWPRFVRNESERFEARFSLVEVQKSDSVFFNGMEGSRMPIAVSHGEGRVEVRDNDHLNAIENSGTVALRYVDNNGNQTQQYPNNPNGSPNAITGLTTTDGRVTIMMPHPERVFRTVANSWSPEGWGENGAWMRMFQNARKNVG; encoded by the coding sequence ATGAGAATTTTGCGTGGCTCCCCAGCTCTATCTGAGTTTCGTGTTAACAAGCTTTTAGAGCTTTGTCGTGAATTAAGCTTACCTGTAACAGGTATTTACGCTGAGTTTGCCCACTTTGCTGATCTAACGACAGACCTAGATGAGTCTGAAGTTGAGAAGCTAGAAAAGCTACTGACTTACGGTCCAACGATTGAAGAGCATGAACCTGAAGGTTTATTGCTGCTTGCAACGCCACGTCCAGGCACTATCTCGCCTTGGTCTTCAAAATCAACAGATATCGCACACAACTGCGGACTGGCTAAAGTGTCACGTCTAGAGCGCGGTACTGCTTTCTACATTGAAACCTCTTCTGAACTTTCTGAGCTTCAACTTGTTGAGCTGAAAGCAATTCTGCACGACCGTATGATGGAAGTGGTTTTCACTGACTTCGAATCAGCAGCGGCACTGTTCACTGTTGCTGAGCCTGCTCCTTATGCGGAAGTTGACCTACTAACTGGCGGACGTAAAGCGCTTGAAAAAGCAAACGTTACCCTAGGTCTAGCTCTTGCAGAAGATGAGATTGATTACCTTCTTGAAAGCTTCACTGAGAAGCTAGGTCGTAACCCGACTGACATCGAGCTAATGATGTTTGCACAAGCGAACTCAGAGCACTGTCGTCACAAGATCTTTAACGCTGATTGGACTATCGATGGCGTTAAGCAAGAAAAATCATTGTTCAAGATGATTAAGAACACCTTTGAAACGACACCAGAACACGTTCTGTCTGCTTATAAAGATAACGCAGCGGTAATGACAGGTTCTGAAGTCGGTCGTTTCTTCCCAGATCCAGAAACTCGTCAGTACAACTATCACCAAGAGAAAACACACATCTTGATGAAAGTTGAAACGCACAACCACCCAACGGCAATCTCTCCATGGCCGGGCGCGTCAACAGGTTCAGGCGGCGAAATCCGCGATGAAGGCGCGACAGGTATTGGTGGTAAGCCAAAAGCGGGTCTAGTTGCTTTCTCTGTATCTAACCTTAAGATCCCGAACTTCGTTCAACCTTGGGAAACTGACTTTGGTAAGCCGAGCCGTATCGTTACTGCTCTGGATATCATGCTTGAAGGTCCTCTTGGTGGCGCAGCATTCAACAACGAATTTGGTCGTCCAAACCTATTAGGTTACTTCCGTACTTACGAAGAGAAAGTAAACTCTCACGCAGGTGAAGAAGTGCGTGGTTACCACAAGCCAATCATGCTGGCTGGTGGTCTAGGTAACATTCGTGATGATCATGTTCAGAAGAAAGAGATCCCAGTAGGTGCAAGCCTAATCGTTCTTGGCGGTCCAGCAATGAACATCGGCCTTGGTGGCGGTGCTGCATCTTCAATGGATTCTGGTTCTTCTTCTGAAGACTTAGATTTTGCTTCTGTACAACGTGAAAACCCAGAGATGGAACGTCGTTGTCAGGAAGTTATCGACCGTTGTTGGCAGCTTGGTGATGCGAACCCAATCGCATTTATCCACGATGTGGGCGCGGGCGGCATCTCGAATGCACTTCCTGAGCTAGTAGACGATGGCGAGCGTGGCGGTATCTTTAATCTACGTGACGTGCCAAACGATGAGCCGGGCATGAGCCCACTTGAGATCTGGTGTAACGAATCTCAAGAGCGTTACGTAATGGCGGTTGCTGATAAAGACATGGCAACATTCGACGCGATTTGTAAACGTGAACGCGCACCTTACGCAGTGGTTGGTAAAGCAACAGAAGAACGTGATCTGAAACTAGAAGATTCACACTTCGACAATACGCCAATCGACATGCCAATGGACATCCTATTAGGTAAAACACCTAAGATGCACCGTGACGCGAAAACGCTAAAAGCGAACAACCCTGCGATTGACCGCTCTGGTATCGAGATGAACGAAGCGGTTGACCGTGTTCTTCGCCTACCAACAGTCGCTGAGAAAACATTCCTTATTACTATCGGTGACCGCTCGGTAACTGGCCTTGTTGCTCGTGACCAAATGGTTGGCCCATGGCAGGTTCCTGTTGCTAACTGCGCTGTAACGGCAGCAAGCTACGACTCTTACCACGGTGAGGCGATGTCTCTTGGTGAGCGTACGCCAGTAGCACTACTAGACTTTGGCGCATCAGCTCGTCTAGCGGTTGGTGAAGCAATCACTAACATCGCAGCGACCAACATCGGCGATATCAAACACATTAAATTGTCAGCTAACTGGATGTCTCCAGCAGGTCACCCTGGTGAAGATGCTGGTCTTTACGAAGCGGTTAAAGCCGTCGGTGAAGAACTATGTCCGGCACTGGGTCTTACTATCCCAGTAGGTAAAGACTCAATGTCGATGAAGACTAAGTGGGAAGAGAACGGCGAGCAGAAAGAAGTCACGTCTCCGCTGTCTCTTGTCATCACTGCGTTTGCACGTGTTGAAGATGTTCGTAAGACGATTACGCCACAACTTCGCACTGACAAAGGTAATTCTTCTCTAGTTCTTATCGATCTTGGTAACGGCCAAAACCGTATGGGTGCAACAGCACTTGCACAGGTTTACAAGCAGCTTGGTGACAAGCCAGCAGACGTAGACAACGCAGCGCAACTAAAAGGTTTCTACGAAGGCGTTCAAGCGCTTGTTGCTAACGATCAAGTTGTGGCTTACCACGATAAAGGCGATGGCGGTCTATTCGTAACGCTAGCAGAAATGGCGTTCGCAGGTCATTGTGGTGTTAACGCTGATATTGCAGCGCTTTTATCTGCATCAGAGAATAGTGAAGATACGCTTGCGGTACTCTTCAACGAAGAGCTAGGTGCAGTAATCCAAGTACGCAACGACGACCTAGACGCTGTTCTTTCTACTCTTGCAGCAAACGGTCTAGAAGCGTGTTCACATGTGATTGGCTCTGTTGTTGGTGAAGGGGCGGCTTCTGATGAGCTAGTGATTAAGTCTGGCGCAGACGTTGTAATCCAACGTAACCGTACTGAACTGCGTACTATCTGGGCTGAAACTACGCATAAGATGCAAGGTTTACGCGATAACCCTATCTGTGCAGACCAAGAGCACGAAGCGAAGAAAGATAACTCAGACCCAGGTCTGAACGTTAGCCTAAGCTTTGATGTAAACGAAGATATTGCAGCGCCTTATATCAACCTAGGCGCTAAGCCTAAGATGGCGATTCTACGTGAGCAAGGTGTTAACTCTCACGTTGAAATGGCAGCAGCATTCGACCGTGCAGGCTTTGAAGCAACTGATATTCACATGAGCGACATCCTAACGGGTCAAGCGGTACTAGAAGAGTACAATGGCCTTGTAGCTTGTGGTGGCTTCTCTTACGGTGATGTACTTGGCGCTGGTGAAGGTTGGGCTAAATCGGTTCTGTTTAACGACTCTACTCGTGACCAATTTGAAAACTTCTTCAAGCGTGAAGATACTTTCTCTCTAGGTGTGTGTAACGGTTGTCAGATGTTGTCTAACCTGCGTGAACTCATCCCGGGTGCAGAGTACTGGCCACGTTTCGTTCGTAACGAATCAGAGCGTTTTGAAGCTCGTTTCAGCCTAGTTGAAGTTCAGAAGTCTGACTCTGTGTTCTTCAATGGTATGGAAGGTTCTCGTATGCCAATCGCTGTTTCTCACGGTGAAGGCCGCGTAGAAGTACGTGACAATGACCACCTAAACGCGATTGAAAACTCAGGAACGGTTGCACTACGTTACGTTGATAACAACGGTAACCAAACGCAGCAATACCCGAACAACCCGAATGGTTCGCCAAACGCTATCACAGGCCTAACAACCACGGATGGCCGCGTGACTATCATGATGCCTCACCCTGAGCGTGTATTCCGCACGGTTGCTAACTCTTGGTCTCCAGAAGGTTGGGGCGAGAATGGTGCTTGGATGCGTATGTTCCAAAACGCTCGTAAGAATGTGGGTTAA
- a CDS encoding GGGtGRT protein, with protein MMNTQFNESVTRVLAEMNFDSLEQANQYCKAHNVDPKALVMDTQPIAFESAADAYILGSALALFRKATSAEQAANIIGEGLQAFTKPGSVAEQRQVGIGHGALAARLLNEESHCFAFLAGHESFAAAEGAIKIALNVNKSRHNPLKVILNGLGKDAAYLISRINGFTYVRTQYDYQTGELVETERRRFSQGPRGEILCYGADDVREGVAIMHREEVDVSITGNSTNPTRFQHPVAGIYKAERTRQGLPYFSVASGGGTGRTLHPDNVAAGPASYGMTDTMGRMHADAQFAGSSSVPAHVAMMGFIGMGNNPMVGATVALAVAVSESQNA; from the coding sequence ATGATGAACACTCAATTTAATGAATCAGTAACTCGCGTATTGGCAGAAATGAACTTCGACTCTTTAGAGCAAGCGAACCAATACTGTAAAGCCCACAACGTTGATCCAAAAGCATTAGTGATGGACACTCAACCTATCGCATTTGAAAGCGCTGCCGATGCCTATATCCTTGGCTCAGCACTCGCGCTATTTCGCAAAGCCACCAGCGCAGAACAAGCAGCGAATATCATTGGTGAAGGTCTTCAAGCATTCACCAAACCCGGCAGTGTTGCAGAGCAGCGCCAAGTGGGTATCGGCCACGGAGCATTGGCTGCGCGTCTTCTAAATGAAGAAAGCCATTGCTTTGCTTTCCTTGCGGGCCATGAATCTTTTGCTGCTGCAGAAGGTGCGATTAAAATCGCACTCAACGTCAACAAATCACGTCACAACCCATTGAAGGTAATACTAAATGGTCTAGGTAAAGACGCAGCTTACTTAATTTCTCGCATCAATGGTTTTACCTATGTTCGCACTCAATATGATTACCAAACAGGCGAGCTTGTTGAAACAGAACGTCGCCGCTTCTCACAAGGCCCTCGCGGAGAGATCTTGTGTTACGGCGCTGATGATGTACGTGAAGGCGTGGCAATCATGCACAGAGAAGAAGTGGATGTAAGTATTACGGGTAACTCAACTAACCCAACGCGCTTCCAACACCCTGTTGCAGGTATCTACAAAGCAGAACGTACTCGCCAAGGTTTACCTTACTTCTCAGTTGCTTCAGGCGGCGGTACAGGTAGAACATTGCACCCAGATAACGTGGCAGCTGGCCCTGCATCTTACGGCATGACAGATACCATGGGCAGAATGCACGCTGACGCTCAGTTTGCAGGTAGCTCTTCTGTTCCGGCTCACGTGGCAATGATGGGCTTCATCGGTATGGGTAACAACCCAATGGTCGGTGCGACTGTGGCACTAGCGGTTGCCGTTAGCGAATCTCAAAACGCCTAA